From Salvia splendens isolate huo1 chromosome 3, SspV2, whole genome shotgun sequence, a single genomic window includes:
- the LOC121794947 gene encoding nuclear matrix constituent protein 1-like isoform X2, whose product MRRRWRDVIEKHCWRKPRGLKESIYWKCGTNLKLVQSSVMFMQLHDYQYNMGLLLIENKEWTSKYEELHQSLLEAQELLKREKATHLTAVNQVEERETNLRKALEVERQCVAELERSLRQIYAEHEKIKITSDTKLADANHLVAGIEDRSLEVQQKLLAADSKLAEASRKSLEMERKLQEVETHESVLKTERISFISEQDAHEATYLKHKEDMQEWERKLQEGEERLCQNRRHINEREEKLIELNRMLKQKESEFAEEQKRTELLNLNLKKKEEEVNKKLSELIEKEEKAEALRSSLETKEKDLSVLTEKLSKRERMEIQNLVDEHKAAFEIKKQDLEVEMEEKRKLLEDELRVKTDELVKKESETSHMMEKLKKREQALEKKSERVKEKEKDIDLKLKGVKEKDKALKLEEKNLNSVRQEIISEKETLQSLRDEFEKMKAEISQTELQMHDEKEKLRITEEERENHNHLILELKQEIQRYNQQNDLLCKERDDLKLDRKRFEEEWEVLDKKRAEVTRELQQLDEDKKTNDKFKHSLERKLEEDKIALENYIKREMEALRLKKETFAATMKHEQLMLSEKAQHEHNQLIRDFETRKSDLEAEMRNKQEEFEKSLQERERAFEEKTEKECSNISHLKDVADKEMENMRSERSRLEKERVNITRNKQQLEERQLEMQNDINELGILSKKLKSERQQFVKERSRFVSFLERIKSCQNCGDMASDYMLADLIIELDENGASPLQAMGEQLLEKVASYEVKAQRTPGENDAKSPDSGGRISWLLRKCTPRVFKLSPTTKVQQDVPSQNLDQALSDTLVSAQNVGEPSMPVGGATQSNAPEIDRAAPEVSEDSKHSEMTYRRRKYARKPGNGIHRTHSVKAVVEDAEAFLRRTSKDDHPDEEENKDAPASVNEESGGDSSLAGKGFGSVQRKRTRAVSSKMSDGDESDGQSESMSVGGCRKRRQAAAPVAQDAGKSRYNLRRHKANTNEITSTPAEVASRSDNPEDPAQVVAHKRKQTIMVDRVVRFVPSEAKIDENSNAVKSTDKVEIVSEEVNGTSEYNDKDDHDNNHKDEHKSPLHEEEEEEEEEEEEEEEEEDEGNPEEEEEEDDEEEEEEEEEEEEEDEEDNPGEASVPRKLWKFFTS is encoded by the exons ATGAGGCGGCGTTGGAGAGACGTGATCGAGAAGCATTGCTGGAGAAAGCCCAGAGGCTTGAAAGAGAG CATATACTGGAAGTGTGGAACCAATTTGAAGCTTGTCCAATCTTCTGTCATGTTCATGCAGCTTCACgattatcaatataatatgggttTGCTACTAATTGAGAATAAAGAGTGGACTTCAAAGTATGAAGAACTTCATCAATCTCTTCTAGAAGCGCAGGAGCTTCTCAAACGTGAAAAGGCAACACACTTGACTGCAGTTAATCAAGTGGAGGAGCGTGAAACTAATTTGAGAAAGGCTTTGGAGGTTGAGAGACAATGTGTGGCAGAG CTCGAGAGGTCTCTTCGTCAGATATATGCAGAGCatgaaaaaattaagataaCATCTGATACGAAGCTTGCTGATGCCAATCATTTGGTGGCTGGAATTGAAGATCGGTCTTTGGAGGTGCAACAGAAGTTGCTTGCTGCAGATTCAAAGCTTGCTGAGGCCAGCAGAAAGAGTTTAGAGATGGAGAGGAAATTGCAAGAGGTTGAGACACATGAAAGTGTACTTAAAACGGAGCGCATTTCCTTCATCTCCGA GCAGGATGCCCACGAAGCAACTTATCTGAAGCATAAAGAAGATATGCAGGAGTGGGAAAGGAAACTGCAAGAAGGTGAAGAGAGACTTTGTCAGAATAGGAGACATATTAATGAGAGAGAGGAGAAGTTAATTGAACTAAATAGGATGTTGAAGCAGAAAGAGAGTGAATTTGCTGAAGAACAGAAGAGGACTGAGTTGCTAAATTTGAAtctaaagaaaaaagaagaggagGTCAACAAAAAACTTTCTGAGCTGATTGAGAAAGAGGAA AAAGCTGAAGCTCTTAGATCTAGTTTAGAGACGAAGGAAAAAGATTTGAGTGTGTTGACTGAGAAGCTGAGCAAGAGGGAGAGA ATGGAGATTCAGAACCTTGTTGATGAGCACAAAGCTGCATTTGAGATAAAAAAGCAGGACCTTGAAGTAGAAATGGAAGAGAAGAGAAAGTTGCTTGAGGATGAGCTTAGAGTCAAAACTGATGAATTGGTTAAGAAGGAGAGCGAAACCAGCCATATgatggaaaaattgaaaaagcgGGAGCAGGCTCTGGAGAAGAAATCTGAAAGGGTAAAGGAGAAAGAGAAGGATATTGATCTAAAGTTAAAGGGAGTGAAGGAAAAAGATAAGGCCCTCAAATTGGAGGAGAAGAATCTAAACTCGGTTAGACAAGAAATAATTTCAGAGAAAGAAACATTACAAAGTCTCAGGGATGAGTTTGAGAAGATGAAAGCTGAGATTAGTCAGACAGAATTACAGATGCATGATGAAAAAGAGAAGCTTAGAATTACTGAAGAAGAGAGGGAGAATCATAACCATTTGATACTGGAATTGAAACAGGAGATACAGAGGTACAATCAGCAGAATGATTTGCTTTGTAAGGAACGGGATGATTTAAAGCTAGACAGGAAGAGATTCGAGGAAGAGTGGGAGGTTCTTGATAAAAAAAGAGCTGAAGTTACTAGAGAGTTGCAACAACTTGACGAagacaaaaaaacaaatgatAAATTCAAACACTCATTGGAAAGGAAATTGGAAGAAGATAAAATAGCTTTGGAAAACTACATTAAGAGGGAGATGGAGGCTCTTAGACTTAAGAAAGAAACATTTGCTGCTACAATGAAGCATGAGCAGTTAATGTTATCAGAAAAGGCTCAGCACGAGCATAATCAGTTAATTCGTGATTTTGAGACTCGTAAGAGTGATCTTGAGGCAGAAATGCGAAATAAGCAAGAGGAGTTCGAGAAATCTCTTCAGGAAAGAGAGAGGGCATTTGAGGAGAAGACTGAGAAAGAATGTAGCAATATCAGCCATTTGAAGGACGTTGCTGACAAGGAAATGGAAAATATGAGATCAGAGAGAAGCAGATTAGAGAAGGAAAGAGTAAATATTACCCGGAATAAGCAGCAGTTGGAAGAGCGGCAGCTAGAAATGCAAAATGACATTAATGAACTTGGCATTTTAAGTAAAAAACTCAAGTCAGAGAGGCAGCAATTTGTCAAAGAAAGAAGCCGATTTGTTTCTTTTCTTGAGAGGATAAAGAGTTGTCAAAACTGCGGGGACATGGCAAGCGACTACATGCTAGCTGATCTTATTATTGAACTGGACGAAAACGGAGCCTCTCCTCTTCAGGCAATGGGTGAACAACTTCTGGAAAAAGTCGCTTCTTATGAAGTAAAGGCTCAGAGAACTCCTGGTGAAAATGATGCAAAATCTCCGGACTCTGGTGGGCGTATATCCTGGCTTCTTAGGAAGTGCACCCCCAGAGTCTTTAAGTTGTCTCCAACTACAAAAGTTCAACAAGACGTGCCTTCTCAAAACTTGGACCAAGCATTGTCTGATACACTGGTCAGTGCTCAAAATGTTGGAGAGCCCAGCATGCCAGTTGGAGGTGCCACTCAATCTAATGCGCCCGAAATAGATCGAGCTGCACCAGAAGTTTCAGAAGATTCAAAGCATTCTGAGATGACTTATCGTAGACGAAAATATGCTAGAAAACCAGGGAATGGAATCCACAGAACACATTCTGTTAAAGCAGTAGTTGAAGATGCTGAAGCTTTCTTGAGGAGGACATCAAAAGATGATCATCCAGATGAGGAGGAAAATAAGGACGCCCCTGCTTCTGTCAATGAGGAAAGTGGAGGAGATTCTAGCCTTGCTGGTAAAGGATTTGGTTCTGTTCAGAGAAAGCGAACTCGTGCAGTGTCTTCTAAAATGAGTGATGGCGATGAAAGTGATGGCCAGTCAGAAAGCATGAGTGTGGGTGGCTGCAGGAAAAGGCGGCAGGCTGCTGCTCCAGTGGCACAAGATGCTGGAAAGTCACGTTATAACCTTCGACGTCATAAAGC CAACACAAATGAAATTACTTCCACACCAGCTGAAGTCGCCAGTCGGAGTGACAACCCTGAGGATCCAGCCCAGGTCGTGGCTCATAAACGCAAACAAACGATCATGGTTGATAGAGTAGTCAGG TTTGTTCCATCAGAAGCCAAGATTGATGAAAATTCGAATGCTGTCAAGTCCACGGATAAAGTGGAAATAGTCAGTGAGGAGGTCAATGGCACATCAGAATACAACGACAAAGATGATCATGACAACAACCACAAAGATGAGCACAAAAGTCCATTgcacgaagaagaagaagaagaagaagaagaagaagaagaagaagaagaagaagaagatgaaggtaatcccgaagaagaagaagaagaggatgatgaagaggaagaggaagaggaagaggaagaggaagaggaagatgaagaagataaTCCCGGTGAAGCTTCAGTGCCCAGAAAGCTTTGGAAATTCTTCACATCTTGA
- the LOC121794947 gene encoding nuclear matrix constituent protein 1-like isoform X1, with translation MFTPKRQWQGPSRTPRNGVRTPNPTTGKDKLVTFIDGPPPPPPRGLLNDNEDRAETENMDDWRRFREVGLLDEAALERRDREALLEKAQRLERELHDYQYNMGLLLIENKEWTSKYEELHQSLLEAQELLKREKATHLTAVNQVEERETNLRKALEVERQCVAELERSLRQIYAEHEKIKITSDTKLADANHLVAGIEDRSLEVQQKLLAADSKLAEASRKSLEMERKLQEVETHESVLKTERISFISEQDAHEATYLKHKEDMQEWERKLQEGEERLCQNRRHINEREEKLIELNRMLKQKESEFAEEQKRTELLNLNLKKKEEEVNKKLSELIEKEEKAEALRSSLETKEKDLSVLTEKLSKRERMEIQNLVDEHKAAFEIKKQDLEVEMEEKRKLLEDELRVKTDELVKKESETSHMMEKLKKREQALEKKSERVKEKEKDIDLKLKGVKEKDKALKLEEKNLNSVRQEIISEKETLQSLRDEFEKMKAEISQTELQMHDEKEKLRITEEERENHNHLILELKQEIQRYNQQNDLLCKERDDLKLDRKRFEEEWEVLDKKRAEVTRELQQLDEDKKTNDKFKHSLERKLEEDKIALENYIKREMEALRLKKETFAATMKHEQLMLSEKAQHEHNQLIRDFETRKSDLEAEMRNKQEEFEKSLQERERAFEEKTEKECSNISHLKDVADKEMENMRSERSRLEKERVNITRNKQQLEERQLEMQNDINELGILSKKLKSERQQFVKERSRFVSFLERIKSCQNCGDMASDYMLADLIIELDENGASPLQAMGEQLLEKVASYEVKAQRTPGENDAKSPDSGGRISWLLRKCTPRVFKLSPTTKVQQDVPSQNLDQALSDTLVSAQNVGEPSMPVGGATQSNAPEIDRAAPEVSEDSKHSEMTYRRRKYARKPGNGIHRTHSVKAVVEDAEAFLRRTSKDDHPDEEENKDAPASVNEESGGDSSLAGKGFGSVQRKRTRAVSSKMSDGDESDGQSESMSVGGCRKRRQAAAPVAQDAGKSRYNLRRHKANTNEITSTPAEVASRSDNPEDPAQVVAHKRKQTIMVDRVVRFVPSEAKIDENSNAVKSTDKVEIVSEEVNGTSEYNDKDDHDNNHKDEHKSPLHEEEEEEEEEEEEEEEEEDEGNPEEEEEEDDEEEEEEEEEEEEEDEEDNPGEASVPRKLWKFFTS, from the exons ATGTTCACTCCCAAGCGGCAGTGGCAGGGGCCGTCGAGAACACCTAGGAATGGAGTGCGTACGCCAAACCCTACTACCGGCAAGGACAAATTGGTGACATTTATTGACGGACCTCCGCCGCCTCCACCGAGGGGCTTGTTGAATGACAATGAGGATAGAGCTGAGACGGAGAATATGGACGATTGGAGAAGGTTTCGGGAGGTGGGGCTGCTGGATGAGGCGGCGTTGGAGAGACGTGATCGAGAAGCATTGCTGGAGAAAGCCCAGAGGCTTGAAAGAGAG CTTCACgattatcaatataatatgggttTGCTACTAATTGAGAATAAAGAGTGGACTTCAAAGTATGAAGAACTTCATCAATCTCTTCTAGAAGCGCAGGAGCTTCTCAAACGTGAAAAGGCAACACACTTGACTGCAGTTAATCAAGTGGAGGAGCGTGAAACTAATTTGAGAAAGGCTTTGGAGGTTGAGAGACAATGTGTGGCAGAG CTCGAGAGGTCTCTTCGTCAGATATATGCAGAGCatgaaaaaattaagataaCATCTGATACGAAGCTTGCTGATGCCAATCATTTGGTGGCTGGAATTGAAGATCGGTCTTTGGAGGTGCAACAGAAGTTGCTTGCTGCAGATTCAAAGCTTGCTGAGGCCAGCAGAAAGAGTTTAGAGATGGAGAGGAAATTGCAAGAGGTTGAGACACATGAAAGTGTACTTAAAACGGAGCGCATTTCCTTCATCTCCGA GCAGGATGCCCACGAAGCAACTTATCTGAAGCATAAAGAAGATATGCAGGAGTGGGAAAGGAAACTGCAAGAAGGTGAAGAGAGACTTTGTCAGAATAGGAGACATATTAATGAGAGAGAGGAGAAGTTAATTGAACTAAATAGGATGTTGAAGCAGAAAGAGAGTGAATTTGCTGAAGAACAGAAGAGGACTGAGTTGCTAAATTTGAAtctaaagaaaaaagaagaggagGTCAACAAAAAACTTTCTGAGCTGATTGAGAAAGAGGAA AAAGCTGAAGCTCTTAGATCTAGTTTAGAGACGAAGGAAAAAGATTTGAGTGTGTTGACTGAGAAGCTGAGCAAGAGGGAGAGA ATGGAGATTCAGAACCTTGTTGATGAGCACAAAGCTGCATTTGAGATAAAAAAGCAGGACCTTGAAGTAGAAATGGAAGAGAAGAGAAAGTTGCTTGAGGATGAGCTTAGAGTCAAAACTGATGAATTGGTTAAGAAGGAGAGCGAAACCAGCCATATgatggaaaaattgaaaaagcgGGAGCAGGCTCTGGAGAAGAAATCTGAAAGGGTAAAGGAGAAAGAGAAGGATATTGATCTAAAGTTAAAGGGAGTGAAGGAAAAAGATAAGGCCCTCAAATTGGAGGAGAAGAATCTAAACTCGGTTAGACAAGAAATAATTTCAGAGAAAGAAACATTACAAAGTCTCAGGGATGAGTTTGAGAAGATGAAAGCTGAGATTAGTCAGACAGAATTACAGATGCATGATGAAAAAGAGAAGCTTAGAATTACTGAAGAAGAGAGGGAGAATCATAACCATTTGATACTGGAATTGAAACAGGAGATACAGAGGTACAATCAGCAGAATGATTTGCTTTGTAAGGAACGGGATGATTTAAAGCTAGACAGGAAGAGATTCGAGGAAGAGTGGGAGGTTCTTGATAAAAAAAGAGCTGAAGTTACTAGAGAGTTGCAACAACTTGACGAagacaaaaaaacaaatgatAAATTCAAACACTCATTGGAAAGGAAATTGGAAGAAGATAAAATAGCTTTGGAAAACTACATTAAGAGGGAGATGGAGGCTCTTAGACTTAAGAAAGAAACATTTGCTGCTACAATGAAGCATGAGCAGTTAATGTTATCAGAAAAGGCTCAGCACGAGCATAATCAGTTAATTCGTGATTTTGAGACTCGTAAGAGTGATCTTGAGGCAGAAATGCGAAATAAGCAAGAGGAGTTCGAGAAATCTCTTCAGGAAAGAGAGAGGGCATTTGAGGAGAAGACTGAGAAAGAATGTAGCAATATCAGCCATTTGAAGGACGTTGCTGACAAGGAAATGGAAAATATGAGATCAGAGAGAAGCAGATTAGAGAAGGAAAGAGTAAATATTACCCGGAATAAGCAGCAGTTGGAAGAGCGGCAGCTAGAAATGCAAAATGACATTAATGAACTTGGCATTTTAAGTAAAAAACTCAAGTCAGAGAGGCAGCAATTTGTCAAAGAAAGAAGCCGATTTGTTTCTTTTCTTGAGAGGATAAAGAGTTGTCAAAACTGCGGGGACATGGCAAGCGACTACATGCTAGCTGATCTTATTATTGAACTGGACGAAAACGGAGCCTCTCCTCTTCAGGCAATGGGTGAACAACTTCTGGAAAAAGTCGCTTCTTATGAAGTAAAGGCTCAGAGAACTCCTGGTGAAAATGATGCAAAATCTCCGGACTCTGGTGGGCGTATATCCTGGCTTCTTAGGAAGTGCACCCCCAGAGTCTTTAAGTTGTCTCCAACTACAAAAGTTCAACAAGACGTGCCTTCTCAAAACTTGGACCAAGCATTGTCTGATACACTGGTCAGTGCTCAAAATGTTGGAGAGCCCAGCATGCCAGTTGGAGGTGCCACTCAATCTAATGCGCCCGAAATAGATCGAGCTGCACCAGAAGTTTCAGAAGATTCAAAGCATTCTGAGATGACTTATCGTAGACGAAAATATGCTAGAAAACCAGGGAATGGAATCCACAGAACACATTCTGTTAAAGCAGTAGTTGAAGATGCTGAAGCTTTCTTGAGGAGGACATCAAAAGATGATCATCCAGATGAGGAGGAAAATAAGGACGCCCCTGCTTCTGTCAATGAGGAAAGTGGAGGAGATTCTAGCCTTGCTGGTAAAGGATTTGGTTCTGTTCAGAGAAAGCGAACTCGTGCAGTGTCTTCTAAAATGAGTGATGGCGATGAAAGTGATGGCCAGTCAGAAAGCATGAGTGTGGGTGGCTGCAGGAAAAGGCGGCAGGCTGCTGCTCCAGTGGCACAAGATGCTGGAAAGTCACGTTATAACCTTCGACGTCATAAAGC CAACACAAATGAAATTACTTCCACACCAGCTGAAGTCGCCAGTCGGAGTGACAACCCTGAGGATCCAGCCCAGGTCGTGGCTCATAAACGCAAACAAACGATCATGGTTGATAGAGTAGTCAGG TTTGTTCCATCAGAAGCCAAGATTGATGAAAATTCGAATGCTGTCAAGTCCACGGATAAAGTGGAAATAGTCAGTGAGGAGGTCAATGGCACATCAGAATACAACGACAAAGATGATCATGACAACAACCACAAAGATGAGCACAAAAGTCCATTgcacgaagaagaagaagaagaagaagaagaagaagaagaagaagaagaagaagaagatgaaggtaatcccgaagaagaagaagaagaggatgatgaagaggaagaggaagaggaagaggaagaggaagaggaagatgaagaagataaTCCCGGTGAAGCTTCAGTGCCCAGAAAGCTTTGGAAATTCTTCACATCTTGA